A genomic region of Deinococcota bacterium contains the following coding sequences:
- a CDS encoding DNA topoisomerase IB, protein MEPVTTDPIEVAKEAAKVAKLRYVSDERPGLRRERRGKGFSYREAGGNLVKDEKTLARIKSLAVPPAWTEVWICPSPSGHLQATGRDARGRKQYRYHPRWREVRDETKYSRMIAFGEALPKIRERVREDMSRRGLPREKVLATIVRLLESTLIRVGNDEYAQENKSYGLTTMRDRHARVSGSKLEFAFQGKSSVKHHIELKDKQLASIVKRCRDLPGYELFQYLDEDGGRRSVDSGDVNDYLKEVAGEDFTAKDFRTWAGTVLATMALQEFEAFDSQAQAKKNVLAAIESVAKELGNTPAICRKCYVHPEVLSSYLDGSLIETLKKRAEKELAESLTELKPEEAAVLVFLRARLEGESRA, encoded by the coding sequence ATGGAGCCCGTCACCACAGACCCGATCGAGGTCGCCAAGGAGGCCGCCAAGGTCGCCAAGCTTCGTTACGTCTCGGATGAGCGCCCTGGCCTTCGTCGCGAGCGGCGCGGCAAAGGCTTCAGCTACCGTGAGGCCGGGGGCAACCTCGTCAAGGACGAAAAGACGTTGGCGCGCATCAAGAGCTTGGCGGTACCTCCGGCCTGGACCGAGGTGTGGATTTGCCCCAGCCCGAGCGGACACCTGCAGGCGACCGGGCGCGACGCTCGCGGCCGCAAACAGTACCGCTACCACCCGCGCTGGCGCGAGGTGCGCGACGAGACCAAGTACAGCCGCATGATTGCCTTTGGCGAGGCCCTGCCCAAGATCCGCGAGCGGGTGAGGGAGGACATGAGCCGCCGGGGGCTCCCCAGGGAAAAGGTCCTGGCGACCATCGTGAGGCTGCTCGAGTCCACCCTGATCCGCGTCGGCAACGACGAGTACGCGCAGGAAAACAAGTCCTACGGCCTCACCACCATGCGCGACCGTCACGCTCGGGTCAGCGGTTCGAAGCTGGAGTTCGCCTTTCAGGGCAAGAGTAGCGTCAAGCACCACATCGAGCTCAAGGACAAGCAGCTCGCCAGCATCGTCAAGCGCTGCCGCGACCTGCCGGGCTACGAACTCTTTCAGTACCTGGACGAGGACGGCGGACGCCGCAGCGTGGATTCGGGCGACGTCAACGACTACCTCAAGGAGGTTGCCGGCGAGGACTTTACCGCCAAGGACTTTCGCACCTGGGCGGGCACCGTCTTGGCGACGATGGCCCTCCAGGAGTTCGAGGCCTTCGACTCCCAGGCGCAGGCCAAGAAGAACGTGCTGGCCGCGATCGAGTCGGTGGCGAAGGAACTCGGCAACACCCCGGCCATCTGCCGCAAATGCTATGTGCATCCCGAGGTGCTGTCGTCTTACCTGGACGGCTCGCTCATCGAGACGCTCAAAAAGCGCGCCGAGAAGGAACTGGCTGAGTCGCTGACCGAGCTCAAGCCCGAAGAGGCCGCGGTTCTGGTCTTCTTGCGGGCGCGGCTCGAGGGCGAAAGCAGAGCCTAG
- a CDS encoding SDR family oxidoreductase — MQLEDRVAVITGAGSGIGEASARLFAKEGARIAALSHTEDEVKRLAEELERQGHEAMHIVADISEADAMKTAYEQVVDRWGRLDVVFANAGINGLWAPIEELGPDDWDETLHTNLRGTFLTIKYAVPHLKARGGSVLVTSSVNGTRMFSNTGATAYAVSKAGQVAMTKMLAVELAKHKIRVNVICPGAIDTDIDDNTEREGLESIRLPVEFPEGMIPLTGKEAGTSEQVAQLALFLASDMSSHITGTEVWIDGAQSLLQG; from the coding sequence ATGCAGCTTGAAGACCGGGTCGCGGTCATCACCGGAGCGGGGTCGGGCATCGGCGAGGCCAGCGCCAGGCTGTTCGCCAAGGAGGGTGCCAGGATCGCCGCCCTCAGCCACACCGAGGACGAGGTCAAGAGGCTGGCCGAAGAGCTCGAGCGTCAGGGTCACGAGGCGATGCATATCGTCGCCGATATCTCCGAAGCCGACGCCATGAAAACGGCCTATGAGCAGGTGGTGGACCGCTGGGGACGGCTTGACGTCGTCTTCGCCAACGCGGGCATCAACGGCCTGTGGGCGCCCATCGAGGAGTTGGGGCCCGACGATTGGGACGAGACGCTCCACACCAACCTGCGCGGCACCTTTTTGACCATCAAGTACGCGGTGCCGCACCTGAAGGCGCGGGGCGGTTCGGTCTTGGTCACCTCATCGGTGAACGGCACGCGCATGTTCTCCAACACCGGCGCGACCGCCTACGCGGTGTCCAAGGCCGGCCAGGTGGCCATGACCAAGATGCTCGCGGTCGAGCTCGCCAAACACAAGATCCGCGTCAACGTCATCTGCCCCGGCGCCATCGACACCGACATCGACGACAACACCGAGCGCGAGGGCTTGGAAAGCATCCGCCTGCCGGTCGAGTTTCCCGAGGGCATGATTCCCCTGACCGGCAAGGAAGCCGGGACATCGGAGCAGGTCGCGCAGCTCGCGCTCTTCTTGGCCTCGGACATGTCCAGCCACATCACCGGCACCGAGGTGTGGATCGACGGGGCGCAGTCGCTGCTCCAGGGCTAG
- a CDS encoding DUF305 domain-containing protein: protein MKEPKRITAILMLALVAAAFSQGMDHSQMGHGGADSPLADLEGEAFEVGFLSMMIVHHQGAVEMSEWILERTERPELRETAEAIIASQEAEIEMMSEWLQGYEQDSDPEMVETMPEMMRSDNDMMMQEMMAYEDADIGFLTMMTEHHQGAIDMAQLALTRATRAELRTLSRDIITQQAEEIHDFQEWLASWH, encoded by the coding sequence ATGAAAGAACCGAAGCGAATCACCGCCATCCTGATGCTGGCGCTTGTCGCCGCCGCCTTTTCCCAGGGTATGGACCATAGCCAGATGGGACACGGGGGTGCCGATAGCCCCCTGGCCGACCTCGAGGGTGAGGCCTTCGAAGTCGGCTTCCTGTCGATGATGATCGTTCATCACCAGGGCGCGGTGGAGATGTCCGAGTGGATTTTGGAGCGCACCGAGCGCCCGGAACTGCGCGAAACCGCCGAAGCCATCATCGCCTCTCAGGAGGCGGAGATCGAGATGATGAGCGAGTGGCTGCAAGGCTACGAGCAGGACAGCGACCCCGAGATGGTCGAGACGATGCCCGAGATGATGCGGAGCGACAACGACATGATGATGCAGGAGATGATGGCCTACGAGGACGCCGACATCGGCTTTCTGACGATGATGACGGAGCACCATCAGGGCGCTATAGACATGGCGCAACTGGCGCTCACTCGAGCGACGCGTGCGGAGCTGAGGACCTTGTCACGGGACATCATCACCCAGCAAGCAGAGGAGATCCACGACTTTCAGGAGTGGCTGGCGAGTTGGCACTGA
- a CDS encoding four-helix bundle copper-binding protein → MNRIQDMLNTHPKGVAVDVTALAECLEACFECTQVCNACADACLGEEDVKDLVYCIRTDLDCAAVCNVTGGVLLRQTEPNRALLRAQLQACETACRVCAEECERHAAHMAHCKLCAESCRRCESACQSLLSVLPA, encoded by the coding sequence ATGAACCGCATCCAGGACATGTTGAACACCCATCCCAAAGGCGTCGCCGTGGACGTGACGGCACTCGCCGAGTGCCTCGAGGCCTGCTTCGAGTGTACGCAGGTCTGCAACGCCTGCGCCGACGCCTGTCTGGGCGAGGAAGACGTCAAGGATCTCGTCTACTGCATCCGCACCGACTTGGACTGCGCGGCTGTCTGCAACGTCACCGGAGGGGTGCTGCTGCGCCAGACCGAGCCGAACCGGGCCTTGCTGCGCGCGCAACTCCAGGCTTGTGAAACCGCCTGCCGGGTCTGCGCCGAGGAGTGCGAAAGGCACGCCGCCCACATGGCGCACTGCAAACTCTGCGCCGAGTCCTGCCGCCGCTGCGAGAGCGCCTGCCAGAGCCTGCTGTCGGTCCTTCCCGCTTAG
- a CDS encoding S8 family serine peptidase — translation MDLGHPDFGNRIVAGWDFVGDDFGETRVPVPSDNPNDCNGHGTHVAGIVGAS, via the coding sequence ATGGACCTCGGCCACCCCGACTTCGGGAATCGCATCGTCGCCGGTTGGGACTTCGTCGGCGACGACTTCGGTGAAACCCGCGTGCCCGTGCCCAGCGACAACCCCAACGACTGTAACGGTCACGGCACCCACGTCGCCGGCATCGTCGGCGCGAGCG
- a CDS encoding HAD family hydrolase yields the protein MTEFRGVILDMDGTLIDSNDAHARAWEQALAEEGHTIALERIRPLIGMGGDNLLPELGIDKDSPAGKAVSERRGDIFKERFLPGLEPFPKARALLERMKEGGLRLVVASSAQEDELRPMLERVGADELIEEATSKDDAEQSKPDPDTVEAALRSLGLPAGAVVMLGDTPYDLEAAARAGVGVIAFRCGGWDDEGLAGALAIYDDPADLLEHYDLSPLAGDPRP from the coding sequence GTGACTGAGTTTCGCGGGGTCATATTGGACATGGACGGCACGCTCATCGACAGCAACGACGCCCACGCTCGAGCCTGGGAGCAGGCGCTCGCCGAAGAGGGCCACACCATAGCCCTCGAGCGCATCCGCCCGCTCATCGGCATGGGCGGTGACAACCTGCTGCCCGAACTCGGCATTGACAAGGACAGCCCCGCAGGGAAGGCGGTGAGCGAGCGCCGCGGCGACATCTTCAAGGAGCGCTTTCTGCCGGGGCTCGAGCCCTTTCCGAAGGCGAGAGCGCTTCTGGAGCGCATGAAGGAGGGCGGGCTCAGGCTCGTGGTCGCCTCGTCGGCGCAGGAGGACGAGCTCAGGCCCATGCTCGAGCGCGTCGGCGCGGACGAGCTCATCGAAGAGGCGACTTCCAAGGACGACGCCGAGCAGTCCAAGCCCGACCCCGACACCGTCGAGGCGGCGCTTCGTAGTCTGGGCCTGCCCGCCGGGGCGGTCGTCATGCTGGGCGACACGCCCTACGACCTCGAGGCGGCCGCCAGGGCCGGCGTCGGCGTCATCGCCTTTCGCTGTGGCGGCTGGGACGACGAGGGGCTGGCGGGCGCCCTGGCTATCTACGACGACCCGGCCGACCTGCTCGAGCACTACGACCTCTCGCCGCTAGCGGGAGACCCCAGGCCCTAG
- a CDS encoding heavy-metal-associated domain-containing protein, whose amino-acid sequence MTTELNVTGMTCGHCRSAVQRALTEVEGVDTATVDLEAGVARVEGDAKPEALVAAVQKEGYGATVAGAQSG is encoded by the coding sequence ATGACGACAGAACTCAACGTCACCGGCATGACCTGCGGCCACTGCCGGAGCGCCGTCCAGCGCGCCCTCACGGAGGTCGAAGGCGTCGACACCGCGACGGTGGACCTCGAGGCCGGCGTGGCGCGGGTTGAAGGCGACGCCAAACCGGAAGCCCTGGTCGCGGCGGTCCAGAAAGAGGGCTACGGCGCGACCGTCGCGGGCGCTCAGAGCGGCTAG
- a CDS encoding YihY/virulence factor BrkB family protein: MKKALEFLKAIITKWGKDNATRLAASLAFFTVLSLAPLVIVLMAVVGLFFGEGQAQQQLVNQASEVLGPGGAEMIGTIAENAADQGAGLAFAFGLIVALIGASNVFVQLQNSLNEIWDVAADPRAGVMHTVKNRLFAFAIVLAIGLLILASVVLSTVLTGLQATLPGGWVWRVVEIAVSLALFMGIFALIFKVIPEAKIHWRDVWLGAFVTAVLFTIGRIAMGIYLGGGGVTSVYGAAGSLVALLIWVFYSAQILFFGAEFTQVYSKVRGENILPDKDAVNIPAEQRYKRNLIKEQIAAARGEEARDLEEVDLDEAHRHSAESEYAGGMLSAQERARLIRDDPAGAYATPPRTGQKPQRQLQQSQKKVQKASTKPASRKRGAPATGARAQASNRRETPLSLLLGGVLTAASRLLGRGDKRKNRR, translated from the coding sequence GTGAAGAAGGCGCTCGAGTTCCTTAAGGCGATCATCACCAAGTGGGGCAAGGACAACGCCACGCGCCTGGCGGCCTCGTTGGCCTTTTTCACCGTGCTCTCGTTGGCGCCCCTGGTCATCGTCTTGATGGCCGTGGTGGGTCTCTTTTTTGGCGAGGGGCAAGCCCAGCAGCAACTCGTCAACCAGGCCAGCGAGGTGCTGGGTCCGGGCGGCGCCGAGATGATCGGCACCATCGCCGAAAATGCCGCCGACCAAGGCGCGGGCCTCGCCTTTGCCTTTGGCTTGATCGTTGCCCTTATCGGCGCCTCGAACGTCTTCGTGCAGCTCCAGAACTCGCTCAACGAGATCTGGGATGTGGCCGCCGACCCTCGCGCGGGGGTCATGCACACGGTTAAAAACCGCCTCTTTGCCTTTGCCATCGTCTTGGCTATCGGCCTGCTGATTTTGGCCTCGGTGGTCCTGAGTACCGTCCTCACCGGCTTGCAGGCGACGCTACCCGGCGGCTGGGTCTGGCGCGTCGTGGAGATCGCCGTGTCGCTGGCGCTCTTTATGGGGATTTTCGCGCTGATCTTCAAGGTGATCCCCGAAGCCAAGATCCACTGGCGCGACGTCTGGCTCGGCGCCTTCGTGACCGCCGTGCTCTTTACCATCGGCCGGATCGCTATGGGCATCTACCTGGGCGGCGGCGGCGTCACCTCGGTCTACGGCGCGGCGGGGTCGCTCGTCGCCCTGCTCATCTGGGTCTTCTACTCGGCGCAGATCCTCTTTTTCGGCGCCGAGTTCACCCAGGTCTACTCCAAGGTGCGCGGTGAGAACATCCTGCCCGACAAGGACGCGGTCAACATCCCGGCTGAGCAGCGCTACAAGCGCAATCTGATCAAGGAGCAGATCGCCGCGGCGCGCGGCGAGGAGGCGCGGGACCTCGAGGAGGTCGATCTCGACGAGGCGCATCGCCACAGCGCCGAAAGCGAGTACGCGGGTGGGATGCTGAGCGCGCAGGAGCGGGCCCGGCTGATCCGCGACGACCCCGCCGGAGCCTACGCCACGCCGCCGCGCACGGGGCAAAAGCCACAAAGACAGCTGCAACAATCGCAAAAAAAGGTCCAAAAGGCGTCCACGAAGCCGGCGTCGCGCAAACGCGGAGCGCCCGCCACAGGGGCGCGCGCTCAAGCCTCGAACAGGAGGGAGACGCCGCTGTCGCTCCTGCTCGGCGGGGTGCTGACGGCCGCCTCGAGGCTGCTGGGGCGCGGCGACAAACGCAAAAACAGACGTTAG